A DNA window from Fragaria vesca subsp. vesca linkage group LG3, FraVesHawaii_1.0, whole genome shotgun sequence contains the following coding sequences:
- the LOC101303978 gene encoding uncharacterized protein LOC101303978 codes for MKQKIVMKVQFSCQKRRTDALKIAAGTTGVSNVSIEADKDQIVVIGDGVDSVCLVKSLRKKLRYVEIVSVEEVKKAEEKKPEVQRIPFQCASSYVHYPMPYDLVYRW; via the exons ATGAAG CAAAAGATTGTGATGAAGGTGCAATTTAGCTGCCAGAAACGCAGAACTGATGCCCTCAAGATTGCTGCCGGAACTACAG GTGTGAGCAATGTGTCTATAGAAGCAGATAAAGACCAAATTGTGGTGATCGGAGACGGAGTTGATTCGGTTTGTTTGGTCAAGTCGTTGAGGAAGAAGCTCCGGTACGTTGAAATAGTGAGTGTTGAAGAGGTGAAAAAGGCAGAAGAAAAGAAGCCAGAAGTTCAGAGAATTCCATTTCAATGTGCATCAAGCTATGTTCACTATCCCATGCCCTATGATCTTGTCTACCGTTGGTAA
- the LOC101294055 gene encoding uncharacterized protein LOC101294055, with protein sequence MLNLGSWDLFSCCSDSSVHCSASSVKQKIVIKVQFSSEKRKTEAFKVAAGFRGVSNVSVEADKDQVVVIGVGIDSVCLAKSLRKKLSYAVIVSVEEVKKPEEKKPEVQTIPIQWTSTYVEYPVACW encoded by the exons ATGTTGAATTTAGGATCCTGGGATTTATTTTCTTGTTGTTCAGATTCTTCTGTACACTGTTCGGCCTCTTCCGTGAAG CAAAAGATAGTGATAAAGGTGCAATTTAGCTCTGAGAAACGCAAAACTGAGGCCTTCAAGGTTGCTGCTGGCTTTAGAGGTGTGAGCAACGTGTCTGTAGAAGCAGATAAAGACCAAGTGGTTGTGATCGGAGTCGGAATTGATTCGGTTTGCTTGGCAAAGTCGTTGAGGAAGAAGCTCAGCTACGCTGTAATAGTGAGTGTTGAAGAAGTGAAGAAGCCGGAAGAGAAGAAACCAGAAGTTCAAACCATTCCAATTCAATGGACATCAACATATGTTGAATATCCTGTTGCCTGCTGGTGA